AGATGATTTGTTATCtcgaattccttgttacctatttgatataagtggtagaggaggctatGCGCGAGGGCGAGGTCTCAGATTCGAGTCCCGCCGGCCGCATAGTGCGCGATTTTACGCAAAAAAAATGCGCGACGGAGACGGTCAGGCGATTAGCCTAGGCCGATTATTATTTTATTCCTTTTTTAAAAGTCgatttcatattttctagaAAAATATTTCCACTGACGGTTGGCTAAGAGAACTGCCTATGGAAATCTATTTCTACAAGCGGttgacataactgaaccgcctgtagaaatgcatttctataCGCGGTTCTCAGTTAGCCGCCTATGGAaaaatttatttccacaggccaccagcgcaggcggttcgccaaaccgcctgtagaaaagagttgcgaaccgcctgtatagtaccTCTGTATACTAGTGTGTGTGGTGTGTGATTTAACTGGGTTCTTTTCTCATTTTTTAATATAATAAAGCCCAGCTCTCCAAtgttttcgagaaaaaaatcTGTTGTTTTCTATTATGGTATGGCTAATGTAAATATATCATGCTATTTAGTAAGAAATACTTctgatattttcatttttattgctaTATGTGTTTTATGGACATCCTGATGTTCTTCTAAAAACCTGGTGTGACACATGTTGGAGGCACAAATTTGGCTAGGAGAAATCAACGATCATTGGAAGGAGGGAATGGCGATGGCTAGGATTATCAAATTGTATGAGGGTAAAAAAACTCACATTTTTATATTCTAAAAAGAATTGGTTTTGCCAAATTTTCCTTAGGAATGTGAACGTGTAGGATCAACGTTTTAGGCCTTTGTCTATCACTTTTCAAATCTTTCTCCCTTACATTTTCAAGTGGCTCCATTTTTTGCAGCACATCGCTCATGTTAGAACTCAGCAAAAGGCATATTTATTAGACCATAATGATTTTTAATCTGGCCGTTATGATGACCACGACTCTTATGAATGTTTCATAGTAGGCAATTCGTACTCCACATGTGGACATTCCACACTATCAGGCTAGCACATATCTAGCTGGTCTCTTGGTAGATCTGGTTAATTTTGTGCATGCTAAATGACCATGATCCTCCATTATTTCCACAAGAGCCAGTTAAACAAATTAACAATGCTAACATTTGGCTCAGTTCCTTATTCACATGTATACTTAAATGCTTTCATTAACCAATTATATGTGAATGTAACAAAAAATAGTATGAAATGTGCAAAGGGATAATCTTTCTCTCGCTCAGTATTAGTTCATTTTCTTAGTTTACAATAGGCAAATATTTTTGTTACATTCCAGCTATGGTACATCCGACAGGACTCTTCGGGTATTCATTCCATTCTTTGCACCACAATTCACATGGTTTctctgtttacttccaaaagtgTCAACTATAAATTGTAGGATGACCTTGAAAATCTACACATTAAATTTTTTCCACCCAAGAAATGCCTTCCAGATAAATTAACACGATGCGGAGCTAACAATGACAAAAATACACCATGCATCTGCACCAATCAAAACATTTCTTCCTATTAAAACTCTATATAAACCCCTTTGTACCATATTTCCTGACCATATAATCTtaaatagcatttgttcttgctaGAACATATTGAGTAGCATGGAGATGGTGAAAGGTAAGTCGACCAAAGGTAGGCAAAGGATTGAGATGAAGACCATCAAAGGTGAGGAGGCACGGCAGGTATCCTTCTCCAAGCGCCGCccaagcttattcaagaaggcCAGTGAGCTTTCCACCCTATGCGGTGCGGAGGTTGCTATTGTCACCTTCTCCCCTGGGGGCAGGTGCTTCTCATTTGGCCATCCGTCTACTTTGTCTGTTGCTGACCGCTTCCTTGTCGAGCACACTTTGGATGGCCTCACCATAGGAAGTGGGAGCCATGGTACTCAAGGATTGACAGGTACAAGCCATGAGATGAATCATCAGGTTATGGAGTTGCAACAATTAATGGAGACCGAGAAGAGGAGTAAGGAGAGGGCAGTAGAGGCTATGAAGAGGGAGAGTCAGGGGCCCGTAATGCAATTGTTGAATGCCAATGTTGGTGCATTAGGGTTACAAGAGTTGGAGGTGTTGAGAAAGGACCTTTATATGGTACACGACATGGTCAAGGAGAGGTCCCATGAGGTGCTGGAAGATGCCATGCGAGTGAGAAGGCCACCACCACAACCTCGTATGCATATGGTGGCAATGCCCTCCCAGGTTTTTTTTGGTGGACAGAGTGCAGGAACCATGTATACCACTTTTCCCAGTTTGAGCAATGGACCGCGTAAAGGCGTTCATGTCAACTCTCTGCTGCATGGTTCCCTTGGAGGCCTTGGCAATTACTTCAATGGTCAATTTGGAGGCTGATCTCCTTGTGTCGTGGAAGAAAGATTATTGGTCTTTTCGTTCTCTTATTTTTCAGAAATGAAGTAATGATTTGTAAGGCTAGATACGGATCAGATAATCCGGCTATCTAGTGAAGGATTTATTGATTTTGATGTTTCTTTGAAACAATGTTGTGTTTACATGTCCTCTGATACTATGTTGTAAGACGGTTTTACATACATATTGTTTCTTTTTGAGaattaataaaaatattttcttttgaaTTAATCATCTGCAAAGAACTGTTGTGTGAACTGGCCACATGTCAAAGGGGCCACCGTTGACGATCATGTCAAAAAAGACATGTGAAAGTATTAGGGAACTCGTGAAGTCAACCTAGTAACATTATAAGTTTGCACTTGCCGCTTATATAAGAATGATTTAATCGGTGCAAGCACATGACCATGCTCCTTGAGAATTTGGTGTGTACTTCCTCTCTTTCACAAAGGTTGTTGTTCTTGATTTTGTTCTACTTTTACCAAAGACAAACATTTTTAGTTTTTATCTTCATTTTCTAGAAAATTGTGTAGTTTGAAATTATAAAATTTATGGATTTGGATTCATCAGGAGGAATATTTTGGGAATAAATAATTTGCATGTAATTAAACTACGAATTCAGAAGAATCGTCACTATCACACCCAAATTTCAagaggctcaattagctgacactagtttgctgcaattagcttttatatgtatagAGCATGTTCatatttagatagcaaatgtcaaggtagcatagtaaatcccataaccatatGATCAAacgtaagcataattaatactAAACATAAACGATAAGTAAATGATCATTATAAAGTAACAAgcgtcatcatcttaatgtagatgtccccaaggccgctcttaaccATGAGTACGACTAGTATACcaatttttaacactctgcagaggttgtatatctttacccatgagtcatgatttaccatgTTGCCCGAGGCCCGTCACCTCTTAAGCCACTACCAAAAAaggtcggtagggatcactatgaagcctttcaaaagtttgtctaacatgttagggccgcaaggtttccaatTGGCGCGCAGATGTAGAGCCTCCATTTCAAATGGCACAAttacgcgcagcctatacacataagaacATAAGCTGCACTATACCTAAAACGGCAAGCCACTCTAGCACCCTTATGGGTAACCTCttacaagctagaaaaggtctttatactgagctaaagccagagtcaTTATAGTCcttatggttgcactgttatcctgggtgatcacgtacagacaaggtCTCATATAGTCAtaagtcatcttttaacgttcattgcatagtcaTTAATTATCTTACAGGATCATGGATtacatcaagcactagcaaatcTACCCCAAATGTATATCAAATAGATAACAAGGAATTCGAGATAacaaatcatctatgattttgctaaggttgtCAAGGTAGCCACAtgcatattatatatataattataagtgtataggtaacaaggatagtccgaAGTTATACTTCTCTTGATCAAAGTTTTCCTGTGGTTCCTCCTGTTTGCAAAGACATGGccttgctcaccaacgtactgctcaccgtctaaactcgatcgtcaatcaacaacacgcattccaatggagacaatcatacagaaagcaaacaagctataattagaacaatacaccgaTAGTGgcaaaaacaaatataaaagtttataaaaacattctatgcagcgctacgatcacacaaaggTAAGGATCACGAAAATTGGAAttaaaacgaagaagttatgaattttctaataaTTCCGATAgaagaataattaattaaataggaccacaaaaataaaaaagatataaACTGAAGATACAGtgatactaacatgtagagcttgcAAAGACGaccctaacgcaatttgaatgggtcaaatcggagttaaaatgagtattttataaGCAATTTAAGTCCAGTGGCATTTATGTAAATACCAGAAAATGTATTTAGATTTAAACCCATAAATCTACGCTTTTGGAAAAGGGAAAACGTATTTTTCTGAATGTGCTGAGGGGGTATCGGCCAATGTGGGACGTTGGATTAGAAGTGAGCGGCCGAGATCCGATCTGGGGAGTGAGGAGGGGGAAACACCGGCGGCGCACAGTAGCCTACAGCGGCGCCATTGTCGGAAAGCCGAACTCCTCGCCGGAGT
The sequence above is a segment of the Sorghum bicolor cultivar BTx623 unplaced genomic scaffold, Sorghum_bicolor_NCBIv3 super_836, whole genome shotgun sequence genome. Coding sequences within it:
- the LOC8155654 gene encoding agamous-like MADS-box protein AGL61 — its product is MEMVKGKSTKGRQRIEMKTIKGEEARQVSFSKRRPSLFKKASELSTLCGAEVAIVTFSPGGRCFSFGHPSTLSVADRFLVEHTLDGLTIGSGSHGTQGLTGTSHEMNHQVMELQQLMETEKRSKERAVEAMKRESQGPVMQLLNANVGALGLQELEVLRKDLYMVHDMVKERSHEVLEDAMR